In Jaculus jaculus isolate mJacJac1 chromosome 4, mJacJac1.mat.Y.cur, whole genome shotgun sequence, a single genomic region encodes these proteins:
- the Stard7 gene encoding stAR-related lipid transfer protein 7, mitochondrial, which translates to MFPWRPPAALATWLAGARGGGLLALLANQCRFVTGLRVRRAQQIAQLYGRLYSESSRCVLLGRLWRRLRGRPGHASALMAALAGAFVWDEERIQEEELQRSINEMKRLEEMSHIFQSSGVECHPPEPKSQAEGIDNSKDKEDPWEMVMDKKHFKLWRRPITGTHLYQYRVFGTYTDVTPRQFFNVQLDTEYRKKWDALVIKLEVIERDVVSGSEVLHWVTQFPYPMYSRDYVYVRRYSVDQENNVMVLVSRAVEHPSVPESPEFVRVRSYESQMVIRPHKSFDENGFDYLLTYSDNPQTVFPRYCVSWMVSSGMPEFLEKLHMATLKAKNMEIKVKDYMSAKPLEMSSEAKATVPSSERKTEGSCGPARIEYA; encoded by the exons ATGTTCCCGTGGAGGCCGCCGGCCGCCCTGGCCACCTGGCTGGCGGGCGCGCGGGGCGGGGGCCtgctggccttgctggccaatCAGTGCCGCTTCGTGACGGGCCTGCGCGTGCGGCGCGCGCAGCAGATCGCGCAGCTCTACGGCCGCCTGTACTCCGAGAGCTCGCGCTGCGTCCTCCTCGGACGCCTCTGGCGCCGGCTGCGCGGCCGCCCCGGCCATGCCTCTGCCTTGATGGCGGCCCTCGCCGGTGCCTTCGTGTGGGATGAGGAGAGGATCCAGGAGGAGGAACTGCAAAG atccATTAATGAGATGAAACGGTTGGAGGAAATGTCACATATATTTCAGAGCTCTGGAGTTGAATGCCACCCTCCAGAACCAAAGTCTCAAGCAGAAGGTATTGACAATTCAAAAGACAAAGAGGACCCATGGGAAATGGTGATGGACAAGAAACACTTTAAGCTGTGGCGACGCCCAATTACAGGCACCCACCTTTACCAATACCGAG TTTTTGGGACGTACACAGATGTGACACCCCGGCAGTTCTTCAATGTTCAG TTGGACACAGAGTATAGAAAAAAATGGGATGCTCTTGTGATCAAGCTGGAGGTGATAGAAAGAGATGTCGTGAGTGGTTCTGAGGTTCTTCACTGGGTCACCCAATTTCCT TATCCAATGTACTCTCGAGATTATGTTTATGTTCGGCGATACAGTGTGGATCAGGAAAACaatgtgatggtgttggtgtcaCG TGCTGTGGAGCACCCcagtgtgccagagtctccagaaTTCGTCAGGGTCAGATCCTATGAATCCCAAATGGTTATCCGTCCCCACAAGTCATTTGATGAG aatggCTTTGACTACTTGTTGACATACAGTGACAATCCCCAGACTGTGTTTCCTCGCTACTGTGTTAGTTGGATGGTTTCTAGTG GCATGCCAGAGTTCCTGGAGAAGCTGCACATGGCCACCCTGAAAGCCAAGAATATGGAGATCAAAGTGAAAGACTACATGTCAGCTAAGCCCCTGGAGATGAGCAGTGAAGCCAAGGCTACGGTCCCGTCCTCTGAGCGGAAGACTGAGGGTAGTTGTGGCCCAGCCCGGATTGAGTATGCCTGA